A single window of Liolophura sinensis isolate JHLJ2023 chromosome 6, CUHK_Ljap_v2, whole genome shotgun sequence DNA harbors:
- the LOC135468182 gene encoding dopamine receptor 1-like, whose translation MKGNWTNFSDLFFSSGLEENSTERTQSYTLAESALIGLFLAIIIFTAIVGNVLVCAAVFTDRHLKRTSNYYIVSLGVADLLVALMVMTFAVVNDISGRWHFGQTFCSIWISSDVMCSTASILNLCVISLDRYIHIRDPLRYDRWMTTRKAVLIILAVWCCSALISFLPIHLKWHNPNADMDPIDRDASICVLNLSPVYAVVSSTISFIIPCIVMLSIYFRLYRYAQKHVRSIRKQTFTPERVYGTTVGGKQSGYKVSDHKAAVTLGVIMGVFLFCWFPFFCINIIAAFCSTCVPPLLFIAFTWLGYVNSALNPIIYSIFNQEFRHAFRKLLFPRACVEYCSQRKINKQKTNSNANKSLLVTTFEKNGLSNNCQQNKDMVTEKITAL comes from the coding sequence ATGAAGGGAAATTGGACCAACTTCAGCGATTTATTCTTTTCCAGTGGTCTGGAAGAAAATTCGACAGAGCGAACACAGTCTTATACTTTGGCTGAAAGTGCCTTAATCGGCCTCTTCCTCGCAATAATAATATTTACTGCTATAGTGGGAAATGTACTAGTGTGCGCAGCCGTGTTTACCGACCGGCATCTGAAGCGAACCAGTAACTATTACATTGTTTCCCTTGGTGTCGCTGATTTACTGGTTGCGTTGATGGTGATGACTTTCGCTGTGGTCAATGACATATCGGGTCGCTGGCACTTTGGTCAGACCTTTTGTTCCATTTGGATATCCTCGGATGTTATGTGCTCAACAGCGTCCATATTAAACCTGTGTGTGATTAGCCTAGATCGGTATATACATATTCGCGACCCGCTACGCTACGACAGGTGGATGACCACTCGGAAAGCGGTGCTTATTATTCTAGCCGTCTGGTGCTGTTCTGCTCTTATCTCTTTCTTGCCGATTCATTTAAAGTGGCATAATCCAAATGCTGACATGGACCCCATAGACCGGGATGCCTCGATCTGTGTTTTAAACCTCAGTCCGGTCTACGCCGTTGTCTCTTCCACCATTAGCTTTATTATCCCGTGCATCGTAATGCTGTCTATATACTTCCGTCTCTATCGTTACGCCCAGAAGCACGTGCGCAGTATACGGAAGCAAACATTCACGCCCGAGCGGGTGTATGGTACGACAGTGGGTGGCAAGCAGAGCGGTTATAAGGTGTCCGATCACAAGGCGGCCGTCACATTAGGTGTCATCATGGGTGTGTTTCTCTTCTGTTGGTTCCCATTTTTCTGTATTAATATCATCGCTGCATTTTGCTCAACGTGTGTGCCCCCGTTACTGTTCATCGCTTTCACATGGCTGGGGTACGTCAATTCTGCTCTTAATCCTatcatatacagtatatttaaCCAGGAATTTCGCCACGCTTTTAGAAAGCTGCTTTTCCCAAGAGCGTGTGTAGAGTATTGCTCACAgcgtaaaataaacaaacagaagacaaattCTAATGCAAATAAAAGTCTTCTCGTGACTACGTTTGAAAAAAACGGATTATCAAACAACTGCCAGCAAAACAAGGATATGGTAACGGAGAAGATTACGGCATTATGA